One genomic segment of Mytilus galloprovincialis chromosome 5, xbMytGall1.hap1.1, whole genome shotgun sequence includes these proteins:
- the LOC143075975 gene encoding uncharacterized protein LOC143075975 codes for MGKELQLFLKGLEGKTTIIRIDEDASIAQLRRMIHEKTLISLEEMRVLYCSKELRDTDENRKEQFLSDYRIQDEGNLVLVLRLRGGSDQQGQTNGTDTGTVEIVDSDTVETTEDLSPPLKVLGPDVELTSEPDMITFDDDKDGLRAKMPCGHAIGPESLTAYCRSLLTSGKYEFRCPHMDPSYCGRIWEFYTVNKLAVLTKQERKEFETQIAMNFLRKAVGIQECPRCQSYCERMDRKDVRVVCPVCSRKPGGRFEFCWFCLRKWSTSGTAECGNLNCSGEDPRKKILRECPEKKVVEVSCPSVRACPKCGLMIEHREACKQMECLCGQKFCFICLKMADERGQYTCGAWNFKCVKAPVQTQLP; via the exons ATGGGAAAGGAACTACAGTTATTTTTGAAAGGTCTGGAAGGTAAAACAACGATCATTCGCATTGATGAA GATGCAAGTATTGCTCAACTGAGAAGAATGATTCATGAGAAAACGTTAATCAGCCTTGAGGAAATGAGAGTACTCTATTGTA GTAAGGAACTCCGAGATACTGACGAGAATAGGAAGGAGCAATTTTTATCGGACTACAGAATTCAAGATGAAGGGAATCTTGTTTTAGTTCTTCGTTTACGTGGAGGATCTGATCAACAAGGACAAACGAATGGAACTGACACAGGAACGGTAGAAATTGTTGACTCTGATACCGTCGAAACAACCGAAGATCTTTCACCTCCTTTAAAAGTTTTGGGTCCTGATGTTGAACTGACCTCTGAACCCGACATGATAACATTTGATGATGACAAAGATGGACTGAGGGCAAAGATGCCATGTGGTCATGCTATAG gcCCAGAATCACTCACAGCTTACTGCAGGAGTCTACTAACAAGTGGAAAATACGAGTTTAGATGCCCACATATGGATCCATCTTACTGTGGTCGAATCTGGGAATTCTACACAGTAAATAAGTTAGCAGTTCTGACAAAGCAAGAAAGAAAAGAATTTGAAACGCAAATAGCAATGAATTTCCTTAGAAAAGCTGTTGGAATTCAAGAATGTCCTAGATGCCAATCTTACTGCGAGCGAATGGATCGGAAAGACGTTCGAGTAGTCTGTCCTGTATGTTCAAGAAAACCCGGTGGGAGGTTTGAATTTTGTTGGTTCTGTCTTCGAAAATGGTCAACGTCGGGCACTGCTGAATGTGGAAACCTTAATTGTTCAGGAGAAGATCCAAGAAAGAAAATTTTAAGAGAATGTCCAGAAAAAAAGGTTGTCGAGGTTAGTTGTCCTTCTGTACGTGCTTGTCCAAAATGTGGTCTAATGATTGAACACAGGGAAGCCTGCAAGCAAATGGAGTGTCTATGTGGacagaaattttgttttatttgcttgAAAATGGCAGATGAAAGAGGCCAATACACCTGTGGAGCCTGGAACTTTAAATGTGTAAAAGCGCCCGTGCAGACTCAGCTTCCTTGA